The Amycolatopsis jiangsuensis nucleotide sequence CGGCCACCGCGCGGGCGTAGCCGCGGATCAGCGCCGGCACGTTCTTGCGCGGCTCGAGGGCGCCGAGGAACGCGATGTACGGCGCCCGTCCGAGCCCGACCGCCGCGCGTGCCGCGTCGACCTCCTCGGGCGAGGGCGGATGGAACCTCTCGGAGTCGACGCCGTGGTAGATGATCTCCAACTCGGCCCGCCGGACCGGGCTCACCCGGCTCAGCTCGGCGGCCGTCGCGTGGCTCGGCACCACGCACAAGGTCGCCCGCCGCAGCGCAGTGGTCGTCCAGGCACGGAAAAACCGGGCTTTGACCGACGAGTGCAGCACGGCGTCGGTGAAGAACGTCGCGTCGTGCAACGTCACCACCGACGCGGTCCCGCTGGCCAGCGGCATCGTGTAGTGCGGCGAGTGCACGACGTCCGCGGCGAGCCGGCGCGTGAGCCGCGGCAGGGTCGCTTGTTCCCAGGTCAGACGCGCTGTGCGGGTCGACGTCGCGGGCGACGCGGGCACGACCCGCGAGCCGGGCGCGAGCCGGTCGTAGAGCGGAAGGTCCCGCGGCTGGCACACCACGGTGAGCCGCGCCCCGTCCTGATCGAGCGCCGCGACGAGCGAGTCCACGTACCGGCCGACCCCACCCCGGTCCGCGGGCACCGCGGTCGCGTCGATCAGCACACGGGGATCACCGGTCACGAGTGCAGCGTACGGCGATCACGCAACGCACAGGTGGGGAACCGACAAACTGACCGACGGCCGTTCCACCACAACCCCGGCCGACCGACCTCGCCGTGCCGCACACCCAGCCGCCACCACCCGCGACGACCGTCACGACCGGCCCGTTCATCCCGGCACGCCCGGTCATCCGGCCCTCTGGCCCTGCAGCCGGCGACCGACGTGCCCCACCCGGCCGGTCCGCGCGCGTCGTGCCGAAGCTCGTGAAGGCAGGACCGTAGAGGCTCGGCGGCGCGGTAACCGTCTGCAACCAGACTGGAGGGAACGGCCCACTCGCTCCGCCGAGCTTTCGCCGAGACGTCGCCGAGACACAGTCACCACCGGCCCGCTGCCTCCGCCACGACCGGCCCTCTCGCTCCGCCACGCCCGCCACGAACGGCCCACTCACACCACCAACGCAGCCACCACTGGCCCGCTCACTCCGCCAACACATCCACCACCGGCCCACTGCCTCCGCCAACCCGCCACGACCGGACCGCTCACTCCACCAACACGACCGCGACCGGTCCGCTGGCTCCGCCAAACCCACACGAGCGGCCCTCTCGCTCCGCAAAATCCGTCGCGACCGGCCCGTTCACACCGCCAACACGACCGCGACCGGCCCCCTGGCTCCGCCAAACCCACACGAGCGGCCCTCTAGCTCCGCAAAATCCGTCGCGACCGGCCCGTTCACACCGCCAACACGACCGCGACCGGCCCCCTGGCTCCGCCAAACCCACACGAGCGGCCCTCTAGCTCCGCAAAATCCGTCGCGACCGGCCCGTTCACACCGCCAACACGACCGCGACCGGCCCCCTGGCTCCGCCGAACTCGTCGCGACCGGCCCGCTGGCTCCAGCGAACCCGTCGCGACCGGCCCGCTCGCTCCGCAGCGCAGCCGCCAGAATCGGCAGAGCCGCCCCCCCGCGCGCACGCTCCGCGTGCAAGAGCCTGCCAATCCGCTAAGCCGGCCAGACCACCAAGCCCGCCAGCCCGCTACACACGCCAAGCCCGCTAAGCCGGCCAATCCGCCAATCCGCTAAAGACGCCAATCCGTCAGTCGGGGCGGCAGTGGGCGGCCCACACCGCCTCCGCGGCCGCTCGCCAGGTGAACGTGCGGGCGCGTTCTCGTCCCAGTTTGGTCAGTTCGGCTGCTCGTTCCGGGTTGTCGAGGACCGTGCGGAGGGCGTTCGCCAGTGCCGGGGCGTCTCCGCGGGGCACGATCATCCCCGCGCCGTCCGCGACCTCCGCCAGGGCCGGGACGTCCGTGTGCACCACCGGGACACCCATCGCCATCGCCTCCAGCAGGGGCAGGCCGAAACCCTCCGCCAGGCTCGGGACGGCCAGTACCCGCGCGCCGCGCAGGGCCGTCGCCAGTTCCGCGTCCGTGACCTTGCCCAGGACCCGCACGTCACGCAGGCCACGGTCGGCGGCCAGGCGCACCAGGTCGATCGCGCCCCAGCCGGGCTGGCCGGCGATCACCAGTGCCACGTCGTCCAGCTGGGCCACGGCGTCCACCAGCACGTCCATGCCCTTGCGAGGCTCGATCGTGCCGACCGCCAGCACGTACCGCGGCGGCAAATCCAGCTCCGCCGAACCCTCCGGCACGGTCACGCCGTGCGGTACCACCCGCACCGGCACCGTCACGTCCACCAGCACGGCCAGCTCGTCGGCCACCGCACGCGTCGGCACGATCAGCCCGGACGACCGACGCGCGGCCCGGGCGATCATCGACCGGTGCCAACTCACGCCCCGCGCGGTCAGCGTCTCCGGATGCGTCCACGGCACGGTGTCGTGCACCGTGACGGTGAGCGTCCGCCCGGCCGGGGCACGCGGGGGCGCGAACGGGGTCGGCGCGTGCACCGCGTCCCCGCCCGGCCACCAGGGCAGGCCCAGCTGCCACAGCGCGATCGCCGCACGGGGCGGGAGCGGCAGCGTGCGCGGTCCGTCGACCCCCTCGACCCGCGCGGCGGAAACGTCCGCGTGCTTCGCGACCACGCTGGACACCGTCCAGCCCGGTGGGGCGGTGGCCGCCAGCGCGGGCAGCAGCTCAGCCGTGTACCGGCCGGTGCCACCCGGAACGGGGGCCAGCAGTTGCTCGGCGAGCACGACCAGTTCGGGCACGACGCTATTGTCTCCCAGGTGACCAGCGCGGATTCCGGCACCACCGTCGTCGTGGTGACCTGGCGTGGCGCACGTCACGTCACGGCCTGCCTCGACGCCCTCGCCGCCCAGCAGCGTCCACATCGGACGCTCGTGGTGGACAACGCCTCCGACGACGGCACCGCGGCCCTGCTGGCCGCGCACCCCAGCGAACCCGAGGTGCTCCGGCTGCGGCGCAACACCGGGTACGCCGGCGCGATGGCGAAGGCGCTCGACCGGGTGGAGACCCCGTTCGTCGCCTGGCTCAACGACGACGCGGAACCGGAGCCGGGCTGGCTGGCCGCGCTGGAGGACACCCTGGCGAGCCATCCGCTCGCCGCCGCCGTCACGTCCCGGCTGGAGCTGGCCGACGGCAGCACGCAGTCCACCGGCGTCCGGCTCACCGCCGACGGGCACGGCGCCGACCTCACCGAACCCGGCGACGAGGTGTTCGGCTTCTGCGGCGGCGCGGCCCTGCTGCGCACCGAGGCCGTACGCGCGGTCGGCGGGGTCCCGGCCGGCTTCTTCTGCTACTACGAGGACACCGACACGGCGTGGCGGCTGCGGCTGGCGGGCTGGCACGTGATGTTCGCCGACGCCCGGGTCCGCCACCTCCACGGCGCCAGCACCCGGCCCGGCTCTCCGCTGTTCCACCGCTGGAACGAGCGCAACCGGCTGCTCATGCTGCTGCGCTGCGCGCCGTCCGTCGTCGCGGTGCGCGAGCTGGCGCGGTTCGCCGTGCTCACCGTGCTGCTGCCGCTGCGACGGCACCGCCCGGCCGCGGCGAACTTCGCGCCAGGGCTGCGGTGGCGGGTGCTGGCCGAGGTCGTCCTCCGGCTGCCCGCCACGCTGCGTGAACGCCGCCGGGTGGCCCGGGTCTCGGCGCTGGACCGAGGTGCGATCTGGCAGGCCTGGGCGGGCCTTTAAGCTGAGCGGGAACTCGAGGGACAGGAGCCCGTCTTGGCGTTGGGGGACTCGCAGCCGCTCGTCTCGGTCATCGTGGTGAAC carries:
- a CDS encoding glycosyltransferase family 4 protein, translating into MLIDATAVPADRGGVGRYVDSLVAALDQDGARLTVVCQPRDLPLYDRLAPGSRVVPASPATSTRTARLTWEQATLPRLTRRLAADVVHSPHYTMPLASGTASVVTLHDATFFTDAVLHSSVKARFFRAWTTTALRRATLCVVPSHATAAELSRVSPVRRAELEIIYHGVDSERFHPPSPEEVDAARAAVGLGRAPYIAFLGALEPRKNVPALIRGYARAVAGQREAPALVLAGQPGWDTQVERALDSVPHRLRVLRAGYLPFGTLAGFLGGAELVAYPSLGEGFGLPVLEAMACGAAVLTTRRLSLPEVGGDAVAYCGVGAGDVAAALTELLADPSRRAFLASAAQQRAKDFSWATTAEQHREAYAKAWHRHARAR
- a CDS encoding glycosyltransferase family 2 protein; translated protein: MTSADSGTTVVVVTWRGARHVTACLDALAAQQRPHRTLVVDNASDDGTAALLAAHPSEPEVLRLRRNTGYAGAMAKALDRVETPFVAWLNDDAEPEPGWLAALEDTLASHPLAAAVTSRLELADGSTQSTGVRLTADGHGADLTEPGDEVFGFCGGAALLRTEAVRAVGGVPAGFFCYYEDTDTAWRLRLAGWHVMFADARVRHLHGASTRPGSPLFHRWNERNRLLMLLRCAPSVVAVRELARFAVLTVLLPLRRHRPAAANFAPGLRWRVLAEVVLRLPATLRERRRVARVSALDRGAIWQAWAGL
- a CDS encoding glycosyltransferase family 4 protein gives rise to the protein MPELVVLAEQLLAPVPGGTGRYTAELLPALAATAPPGWTVSSVVAKHADVSAARVEGVDGPRTLPLPPRAAIALWQLGLPWWPGGDAVHAPTPFAPPRAPAGRTLTVTVHDTVPWTHPETLTARGVSWHRSMIARAARRSSGLIVPTRAVADELAVLVDVTVPVRVVPHGVTVPEGSAELDLPPRYVLAVGTIEPRKGMDVLVDAVAQLDDVALVIAGQPGWGAIDLVRLAADRGLRDVRVLGKVTDAELATALRGARVLAVPSLAEGFGLPLLEAMAMGVPVVHTDVPALAEVADGAGMIVPRGDAPALANALRTVLDNPERAAELTKLGRERARTFTWRAAAEAVWAAHCRPD